A section of the Dehalobacter sp. DCM genome encodes:
- a CDS encoding 3-oxoacyl-[acyl-carrier-protein] synthase III C-terminal domain-containing protein has translation MKVGFETIVNYLPDEILDVKKHFEYLKPVVEKMSLSAQGKLKNVPDQVRRLRDVSAAEMMAIAVGKKALEKSALVASDIDAVIVTQTGGKQFMPLLGSFVHLNLGFRKDIIVRNIVDDNVSTLNAAYIAWNFVKSGLCRRVLIITVAAQIGGQYKFGVDLTDPLAQNYGDGAAAAIISAEKLKCEFLSYHFETYSVKARPGGTLIANFGSVRPLMNPELAVAAGIESQGDQSGAYLVLDDPLFDVVASGEKFLSGSLEKTVKKAGLKLDDVKTLITPHIGYLENIWKEDIVKSGLNADIMKNLRKKYGNTAVADILIDLAEYAEDKELNKDAIVVLWSVCQGVQLAAMALRWLV, from the coding sequence ATGAAGGTTGGATTCGAAACCATCGTAAATTATTTACCGGATGAAATACTTGATGTAAAAAAACATTTTGAATATTTAAAACCCGTTGTTGAAAAAATGTCGCTGTCCGCCCAAGGTAAGCTTAAAAATGTGCCTGACCAGGTAAGGCGTTTACGCGATGTCAGCGCTGCCGAGATGATGGCGATTGCAGTAGGGAAAAAAGCATTGGAAAAATCCGCTCTAGTCGCTTCGGATATAGACGCTGTCATTGTTACCCAAACCGGCGGAAAACAATTTATGCCGCTCCTGGGTTCCTTTGTTCATCTGAACTTAGGGTTCCGCAAAGACATTATTGTACGCAATATTGTCGATGATAATGTAAGTACCTTAAATGCGGCCTATATTGCCTGGAACTTTGTAAAAAGTGGTTTGTGCAGGAGGGTTCTTATCATCACCGTAGCCGCACAGATTGGTGGACAATATAAATTTGGTGTTGATTTGACAGACCCGTTGGCTCAGAACTATGGTGACGGAGCTGCTGCGGCCATTATTTCTGCAGAAAAACTGAAGTGTGAATTCCTTTCTTATCACTTTGAAACCTATTCCGTGAAAGCCCGTCCAGGTGGAACCCTTATTGCTAATTTTGGATCCGTTCGGCCTTTGATGAATCCGGAACTTGCGGTCGCAGCCGGTATAGAGAGTCAAGGTGATCAGAGTGGCGCCTATTTAGTTTTGGATGATCCGTTATTTGATGTGGTTGCTAGCGGGGAAAAATTTCTATCCGGTAGTTTGGAAAAAACCGTAAAGAAAGCCGGACTGAAGCTTGATGATGTTAAGACGCTGATCACACCGCATATTGGCTATCTGGAGAATATTTGGAAAGAAGATATTGTCAAATCTGGTCTCAATGCGGATATCATGAAGAATCTTCGCAAGAAGTATGGAAATACCGCAGTTGCGGATATATTGATTGATTTGGCTGAATATGCGGAGGACAAAGAACTCAATAAAGATGCGATCGTTGTATTATGGTCCGTGTGCCAGGGAGTACAACTTGCAGCAATGGCTTTACGTTGGCTTGTATAA
- a CDS encoding MFS transporter produces the protein MKKAVSGPMLKIAILFLALQDCGAGAATPALGAIYAAFPNVSPTVVQNVSTLPALTIVIFGLLYGALAKVMKKRSIMWIACITFVIGGIAPAFLNNIYAILFFRALVGVGVGLLYPMANDLVVDFFEGGERQKLIGWTFAIGMLGGIFFQMLGGALSDIDWHYTFLAYFAAVVFFAFPILFLPEPVKKEDIVKGTSQEKSKVPASQYLNCIVNFIWCLLFTSIVSNAAMIIVGEGFGTGAQIGTVFSMMTFTAFFGGFFYGPLRKALGKASMLMCFWVLAIGFIVFYYSHTITMCLVAMAIIGVALGYTGSNFFAKSADIVPFAVSAMAMALMTSFNGLGQFVAPFIMNPFLNAIGYGVGRPALLVSAIGLVIMGIIAVIFDVKTPKIAESEKPQTVA, from the coding sequence ATGAAAAAAGCTGTTAGTGGTCCGATGTTAAAAATTGCGATTCTTTTTCTTGCACTTCAGGATTGCGGGGCTGGCGCAGCGACACCTGCTTTAGGAGCAATCTATGCGGCTTTTCCCAATGTAAGTCCCACGGTTGTCCAGAATGTATCCACCTTACCAGCCTTAACTATCGTTATCTTTGGACTCTTGTACGGCGCACTGGCAAAGGTAATGAAGAAAAGATCAATTATGTGGATCGCCTGCATAACATTTGTTATTGGAGGGATTGCACCGGCATTTTTGAATAATATTTATGCGATTTTGTTTTTCCGCGCGCTGGTTGGCGTTGGTGTAGGGTTGCTTTATCCGATGGCCAATGACTTAGTCGTTGACTTCTTTGAAGGCGGAGAAAGACAAAAATTGATTGGTTGGACGTTTGCAATCGGCATGCTCGGAGGGATATTCTTCCAGATGCTGGGTGGAGCGCTTTCCGATATCGATTGGCACTATACCTTTTTGGCTTATTTCGCTGCTGTCGTTTTCTTCGCTTTTCCGATCTTATTCTTACCTGAACCGGTTAAAAAAGAAGATATTGTTAAAGGAACCTCGCAAGAGAAATCCAAAGTCCCGGCTAGTCAGTATCTAAACTGTATCGTCAATTTCATATGGTGTCTGCTCTTTACATCGATCGTTTCCAATGCAGCGATGATCATCGTAGGGGAAGGATTCGGTACAGGGGCGCAGATTGGTACCGTCTTTTCAATGATGACGTTTACTGCCTTCTTTGGCGGATTTTTCTATGGACCCCTTCGTAAGGCACTCGGGAAAGCCTCGATGCTTATGTGCTTCTGGGTATTGGCTATCGGCTTCATCGTTTTCTATTACAGCCATACCATCACGATGTGTTTAGTAGCCATGGCAATCATCGGTGTTGCTTTAGGCTATACCGGTTCCAATTTCTTTGCCAAGTCTGCTGATATTGTGCCGTTTGCGGTATCCGCAATGGCAATGGCTTTAATGACATCCTTTAATGGATTGGGGCAATTTGTAGCACCGTTTATTATGAACCCGTTCCTCAATGCCATCGGATATGGTGTTGGCAGACCCGCACTTTTAGTCAGTGCGATTGGATTAGTCATCATGGGCATTATCGCAGTTATTTTTGATGTGAAAACACCAAAGATTGCCGAAAGTGAAAAACCTCAAACAGTGGCATAA
- a CDS encoding 4Fe-4S dicluster domain-containing protein, with protein sequence MEDNTITARTYGRHIVQVPSDVSFCAGCNACEIVCTLAHDGVVGPCYNRIFMEKGTHSMVTVIHSCQHCSDHPCYEACARKDHAMCLDENGVVYINEENCIGCKRCIKACVFDPPRINYVKSTDKSKRKAKKCDLCRTRPEGPACVQYCQVSCLSLSDK encoded by the coding sequence ATGGAAGATAACACAATCACTGCACGGACTTACGGCAGGCATATCGTTCAGGTACCCTCGGATGTTTCATTCTGTGCGGGATGCAACGCCTGTGAAATTGTCTGCACCCTCGCTCACGACGGGGTGGTCGGTCCTTGTTACAACCGGATCTTTATGGAAAAAGGCACGCACTCAATGGTCACTGTCATTCATAGTTGCCAGCATTGTTCTGATCATCCATGCTATGAGGCGTGTGCTCGAAAAGATCACGCCATGTGTTTGGATGAAAATGGTGTTGTTTATATTAATGAAGAAAATTGTATTGGCTGTAAACGCTGCATTAAAGCCTGTGTTTTTGACCCGCCGCGTATCAATTATGTTAAGAGTACGGATAAATCCAAACGTAAAGCAAAAAAATGCGACCTATGCCGCACCCGTCCTGAAGGTCCTGCTTGTGTGCAATACTGCCAGGTATCCTGTCTCAGCTTAAGTGATAAATAA
- a CDS encoding aldehyde ferredoxin oxidoreductase N-terminal domain-containing protein, with protein sequence MDKLYGYVGKIARINLTDGTVSIIPTSNYVPKYIGGRSVCNKIFWDEVKPGTNAFDPENKVIYMTGPTTATGIPTGGRTVFTSISPNSLPEQYAWSGIGGWFGAEMKFAGFDGFILEGKAAEPTYLYIEDGEIKFLSARNLWGKLVHATQRRLEEIHGQDVKSIVIGPAGENLMRNASVTTSNDNVAAKAGLGAVFGSKNLKAITVRGTGTVVPADINKVLELRKKMSHPPMIQRPIIQETHHGVPGAQSEVSGGWQRAQVACSYGCNQHCMCLMLDMKSAFKEEKVNHVEKCVSIFAFGFSQDVPYGGPGGVGGVFQTEQNHYPACKMLSREVDPPDTSDPYFELEFAPGPGDILDFWKHDFDKGNVINDLCNEYGIDKWDVIIWLLPWLSMGKKEGVFADIDFGMEIDVESEKFVRYLIDMIVYRKGYYGNLLAEGMARAIRVLGKEKFGDTIYHGRYSRMIDKQLDLPISLETAWGHSVHWQGRGFEASIAKPAWVATNLHQMTATRDTQTIQHHHDTFENYLQLKDDPCRSVLTARGVIMGEHKAEMKDSVTCCDWQSPDLFWTDMEAQMFTAATGIPMSEEEMNLAAERSRNLFRAIIIRNYERTRELEVNAIFPIMQYPDPWGETVTWDEWNDLVDLYYAERGWDKETGWPTRETYDRMGLKEVADEMELNGKMPLIKK encoded by the coding sequence ATGGATAAACTCTATGGCTATGTCGGCAAAATCGCGCGGATCAACTTAACAGACGGTACGGTTTCCATTATACCGACTTCCAACTATGTGCCTAAATATATTGGTGGCCGAAGTGTGTGCAATAAAATATTTTGGGATGAGGTCAAACCCGGAACCAATGCCTTTGATCCTGAAAATAAAGTTATTTATATGACCGGTCCGACGACAGCAACAGGGATCCCGACCGGCGGGCGAACTGTATTTACCTCGATATCCCCGAATAGCCTCCCGGAGCAGTATGCCTGGAGCGGTATCGGCGGGTGGTTTGGCGCCGAAATGAAATTTGCGGGCTTTGACGGCTTCATCCTGGAAGGCAAAGCTGCGGAACCAACTTATCTCTATATTGAAGATGGTGAAATCAAATTTCTGTCAGCTCGAAACCTGTGGGGGAAATTAGTGCATGCTACTCAAAGAAGACTAGAAGAAATCCATGGCCAAGATGTAAAAAGCATTGTCATCGGTCCCGCTGGAGAAAACCTGATGCGCAACGCCAGTGTCACGACCAGCAACGACAACGTAGCAGCTAAAGCCGGACTTGGCGCGGTGTTTGGTTCTAAGAACCTGAAAGCCATCACAGTTCGCGGAACCGGCACGGTAGTACCGGCTGATATTAATAAAGTGCTTGAGTTGCGCAAGAAAATGTCGCATCCGCCAATGATCCAAAGACCAATTATTCAGGAAACACATCATGGGGTTCCAGGCGCACAGTCAGAGGTCTCCGGCGGCTGGCAAAGAGCCCAGGTTGCCTGCAGTTACGGCTGTAACCAGCACTGCATGTGTCTAATGCTGGACATGAAATCAGCGTTTAAAGAGGAGAAAGTGAATCATGTCGAGAAATGTGTCAGCATCTTCGCCTTTGGATTCAGCCAGGACGTTCCTTATGGCGGGCCAGGCGGCGTTGGCGGCGTTTTTCAAACTGAGCAGAATCATTATCCTGCCTGTAAAATGCTTAGCCGCGAAGTCGATCCGCCGGATACGAGTGATCCGTACTTTGAGCTGGAATTTGCACCTGGCCCTGGCGATATCCTCGATTTTTGGAAACATGACTTTGATAAGGGAAATGTTATCAATGACCTCTGCAATGAGTATGGCATCGATAAATGGGATGTTATCATCTGGCTTTTACCTTGGTTGTCGATGGGTAAAAAAGAAGGTGTCTTTGCGGATATCGATTTTGGTATGGAGATTGATGTTGAGTCCGAAAAATTTGTGCGTTATTTGATAGATATGATCGTCTATCGAAAAGGTTATTACGGAAACCTGCTGGCGGAAGGAATGGCTAGGGCTATTCGCGTCTTGGGCAAGGAGAAATTTGGTGATACCATTTATCACGGCCGTTATTCCCGGATGATCGACAAACAGCTAGATCTTCCAATCAGTCTGGAAACTGCCTGGGGACACAGTGTGCATTGGCAGGGACGCGGTTTTGAAGCCTCCATTGCAAAACCGGCGTGGGTAGCTACCAACCTGCATCAGATGACAGCGACCCGTGATACGCAGACGATCCAACACCATCATGATACATTTGAAAACTATCTCCAGTTAAAGGATGACCCGTGCCGTAGTGTGTTGACGGCACGCGGGGTTATTATGGGTGAACATAAAGCGGAAATGAAGGATTCCGTAACCTGCTGTGATTGGCAGAGCCCGGATCTGTTCTGGACTGACATGGAAGCCCAAATGTTTACTGCAGCCACTGGGATTCCAATGAGCGAAGAAGAAATGAACCTGGCAGCAGAGCGCTCCCGGAACCTGTTCCGGGCAATCATCATCCGCAATTACGAACGGACGCGTGAGTTGGAAGTCAATGCGATCTTCCCTATCATGCAGTATCCCGATCCTTGGGGTGAGACTGTGACTTGGGATGAATGGAACGACCTGGTCGACTTATACTATGCCGAACGTGGCTGGGATAAGGAAACCGGTTGGCCGACGCGTGAAACCTATGACCGTATGGGATTGAAGGAAGTAGCCGATGAAATGGAATTAAATGGAAAGATGCCACTAATAAAAAAATAG
- the hpfG gene encoding (2S)-3-sulfopropanediol dehydratase yields the protein MDTVNNTFEKDLNAKPCAIEPYDKEWGVGASGMMEETSPFPRVNKILAKTQKTTNGVIVTDRALLVTETYKKYAGSPQIIKCAEGVSSMLRNVPIYVYEDELIVGNLGCDKKAAPVFPEFGLNWIVEEMEQGLMGYSDKRTHDYFTYSEQTQNELTGIKDFWKGQCIEDVAVPLLSDEELKGSHMGKGLFLAASYIYSGAGHLGINYEKLFKLGFGGIRKQIQEKMEQLDTSLPEDISKKAFYQAELIVCDAAIEYILRFSRRAQELAEVETEPIRKKELLQIAANCDWVSENPPCSFWEAIQLVHLATCIIEMESNGHSISYGRFDQYMYPYYLNDLRKGTATREFMQELLECFNIKIWDMNKVRDHVSINIFANGGIGGPALTVGGLRKDGLDGTNDLTFMVLDAIAHTRIPTPWLAVRLHGSTPWQLKVKLANVIRIGTGEPKIFNDDVTIPSMLNYGRSLEDCRDYQVVGCVEPDAPGKEYGWHDAAYFNIAKVLELAINNGQCLECGPSCPRFCQCAGAGMQLGIKTGSLGEFTSFDQVLNAFDQQMKYWCDKLVSVLNAVDIAHQAIKPLPYLSLLMDDCIDNGVDVTAGGAKYNFTGPQGVGIGTVGDGLATIKQLVFEEKKISGAELLEAAKKNWEGHEPLYALVNSEKVHHYGNDDDYADELTKLAMDTYCKYIEKRPNARGGVFQPGIYSVAVNVALGGLQWASIEGRKANEPISDCMGAVHTHRAAHDLNGPTAICKSVTKMDHGRAANGTLLNWKFSPTALSGQTGRDNLIALLDTYVQRKGMHSQFTVANRETLLKAQANPEEYKGLLVRVAGYSAYFVELSKELQDDIIGRSELSFD from the coding sequence ATGGATACTGTAAATAATACGTTCGAAAAAGATTTGAATGCAAAGCCGTGCGCAATCGAACCGTATGATAAGGAGTGGGGTGTCGGTGCGTCCGGCATGATGGAGGAAACGTCTCCTTTTCCCAGGGTAAACAAGATACTGGCAAAGACCCAGAAAACGACAAACGGCGTTATTGTTACTGATAGAGCCCTGCTTGTTACAGAAACGTATAAGAAATATGCCGGATCGCCCCAGATAATAAAGTGTGCTGAGGGTGTATCCAGTATGCTGCGTAACGTACCAATTTATGTATATGAGGATGAGTTAATTGTCGGGAATCTCGGATGTGATAAAAAGGCAGCCCCTGTGTTTCCGGAATTTGGCCTGAATTGGATCGTTGAGGAAATGGAACAAGGACTGATGGGGTACAGTGATAAGAGAACGCATGATTATTTCACGTATTCCGAACAGACCCAGAATGAATTGACAGGCATCAAAGATTTTTGGAAGGGCCAGTGTATTGAAGACGTTGCGGTACCGTTATTGTCTGATGAAGAGTTAAAAGGATCCCATATGGGAAAAGGGCTCTTCTTGGCCGCATCGTATATTTATTCCGGAGCCGGTCATCTGGGTATAAATTATGAAAAGCTATTTAAACTTGGTTTCGGTGGTATACGAAAACAAATTCAGGAGAAAATGGAGCAGTTGGACACATCTTTACCAGAGGACATTTCAAAGAAGGCGTTTTATCAGGCTGAGTTAATCGTTTGCGATGCGGCGATTGAGTATATACTGCGTTTCTCCCGTCGGGCCCAGGAATTAGCCGAGGTGGAAACAGAACCCATACGGAAAAAAGAGTTGTTACAGATTGCTGCAAACTGTGATTGGGTTTCTGAGAACCCACCCTGCTCTTTTTGGGAAGCAATACAGCTTGTGCATTTAGCAACCTGCATCATCGAAATGGAATCCAACGGCCATTCGATTTCCTATGGGCGCTTTGATCAGTATATGTATCCTTACTATCTGAATGATTTACGCAAGGGGACAGCAACGCGGGAATTTATGCAGGAGCTGTTGGAATGCTTCAATATTAAAATTTGGGATATGAACAAAGTAAGAGATCATGTGAGTATTAATATCTTTGCCAATGGTGGTATAGGCGGTCCGGCACTAACCGTTGGCGGACTTCGGAAGGACGGGCTGGACGGTACCAACGACTTGACCTTTATGGTCTTGGATGCGATAGCCCATACACGCATACCGACGCCATGGCTGGCGGTCAGACTTCATGGCAGTACGCCCTGGCAATTGAAGGTTAAATTGGCCAATGTTATCCGAATTGGGACCGGCGAGCCTAAAATCTTTAATGATGATGTGACAATACCAAGTATGTTGAACTATGGCCGCTCTTTGGAGGATTGCCGGGACTATCAGGTTGTCGGCTGCGTAGAACCGGATGCTCCGGGAAAAGAATATGGCTGGCATGATGCGGCTTATTTTAATATAGCGAAGGTTTTGGAACTCGCAATCAATAATGGCCAATGCCTGGAATGCGGTCCGAGCTGCCCGCGATTCTGTCAGTGTGCTGGTGCAGGTATGCAACTTGGCATAAAGACCGGAAGCTTAGGTGAATTTACGTCGTTTGATCAGGTTTTAAATGCCTTTGATCAACAGATGAAATATTGGTGCGATAAACTTGTTTCGGTTTTAAATGCCGTCGACATAGCCCATCAAGCAATAAAACCATTACCTTACCTGTCGCTGCTGATGGATGATTGCATTGATAATGGTGTTGATGTCACCGCAGGAGGGGCAAAATACAACTTCACCGGACCTCAGGGCGTTGGAATAGGAACAGTCGGAGACGGACTGGCAACAATCAAACAACTGGTGTTTGAAGAAAAGAAAATCAGCGGGGCCGAGCTGCTTGAAGCAGCGAAAAAGAACTGGGAAGGACACGAACCTTTGTACGCGCTGGTCAACAGTGAGAAAGTGCATCATTATGGCAATGATGATGACTATGCGGATGAGCTGACCAAGCTGGCGATGGACACTTACTGCAAATATATAGAAAAACGTCCGAATGCGCGTGGCGGCGTGTTCCAACCGGGAATATATTCGGTCGCTGTTAACGTCGCACTCGGTGGATTACAGTGGGCTTCGATCGAAGGGCGCAAAGCTAATGAACCCATTTCAGACTGTATGGGAGCAGTTCATACCCACCGCGCAGCGCATGATCTTAACGGTCCGACTGCAATTTGCAAGTCGGTTACCAAGATGGACCATGGTAGAGCGGCAAATGGAACACTGCTGAACTGGAAATTCTCACCGACGGCTTTATCTGGCCAAACCGGACGTGACAACCTTATAGCCCTTTTGGACACTTATGTCCAAAGAAAAGGAATGCATAGTCAGTTTACGGTAGCCAATCGGGAAACACTTCTGAAAGCTCAGGCAAATCCTGAAGAATACAAGGGGCTGTTAGTTAGGGTTGCTGGATACAGTGCTTACTTTGTCGAACTAAGTAAAGAGCTGCAGGATGACATTATTGGAAGAAGTGAATTGTCTTTTGACTGA
- a CDS encoding glycyl-radical enzyme activating protein: protein MNCLLTELDIKGVIFNIQRYTIHDGPGIRTEVFFKGCPLRCKWCSNPESLNTEREVGVYSERCIGFDKCGYCVAVCPEPETILIQDNTVWQVDREKCTGCLKCAESCPANALISWGRNMSVAEVMAIIEADRDFYEKSGGGVTLSGGDVLMQWEFALQLLKQCKKSGIHTCLESSLHYRSEVLDFIYPFVDLIITDIKHMNADIHKTYTGAGNELVLDNIKKTVAMNKPLILRVPIVPGVNDSEENVRATAEFIVNDLQNRMLQVQLLPYRPLGEEKYHSLGMVYPMQDANSVERKIREEKILYLADIMQAYGVPAQAGTTNRI, encoded by the coding sequence GTGAATTGTCTTTTGACTGAGCTTGATATAAAGGGCGTCATCTTTAATATCCAGCGGTATACGATCCATGACGGTCCGGGAATAAGAACAGAAGTATTTTTTAAAGGCTGTCCACTGCGGTGCAAGTGGTGCAGCAACCCGGAAAGTTTAAATACAGAACGTGAGGTAGGGGTATATTCAGAACGGTGTATCGGTTTTGATAAATGCGGTTATTGCGTGGCTGTTTGTCCTGAACCCGAAACAATTCTGATTCAGGACAACACGGTTTGGCAAGTTGACAGGGAAAAATGTACCGGATGTCTGAAGTGTGCGGAGAGCTGTCCAGCGAATGCTTTGATAAGTTGGGGCAGAAACATGTCGGTAGCTGAAGTCATGGCGATCATCGAAGCGGATCGTGACTTTTATGAAAAATCCGGCGGTGGTGTAACCCTGTCGGGCGGTGATGTTCTGATGCAATGGGAATTTGCTCTGCAACTTCTGAAACAATGCAAAAAAAGTGGGATTCATACATGTCTGGAATCATCCCTGCATTATCGATCGGAAGTACTGGATTTCATATATCCATTTGTTGATCTAATCATTACAGATATTAAACATATGAATGCGGACATTCATAAGACCTATACCGGTGCAGGCAATGAACTGGTTCTGGATAATATCAAAAAGACTGTGGCGATGAATAAGCCGTTAATTCTTCGTGTCCCGATTGTTCCTGGAGTTAACGACAGTGAAGAAAATGTCCGGGCAACCGCTGAATTTATTGTGAATGATTTGCAGAACCGTATGTTACAGGTACAGCTTCTGCCATATCGCCCGTTAGGGGAAGAAAAATATCATTCACTCGGAATGGTCTATCCGATGCAAGATGCTAACTCGGTTGAAAGAAAAATAAGAGAAGAAAAAATTCTATATCTAGCTGATATCATGCAAGCTTATGGTGTGCCGGCCCAGGCTGGAACTACTAACAGGATTTAA
- a CDS encoding aldehyde dehydrogenase: MKSVKKKKEDKTMQLGVFKTATEACAAATAAQKELVQKYTMEDRDRFIGSIRTKIMANMERLAQMEFDETGYGRLEDKIAKNTGAVMLSQGTEAIPHNMYASDKGLTVEYYAPFGVVGAVTPVTNPAATIIGNGIANVAAGNAVVFNAHPFAKKTSAETVHLVNEAITEAGGPLNLFTMAGEPTLASLDEIMVYPSVKLLVGTGGPAMVKTLMSSGKKVIAAGAGNPPSIIDETVDLKKAAEGIYGSSSFDNNLLCIAEKEIFVVDQVFDAFMKELEDAGAFRVSSEEGKKLTEICVVPSPEEGYAANKKYVGKYAKVILKDIGIEIESDPRIVIFEAQNDDPLVQTEQMMPIIPVVRCKDFEEAMERAVIAEHDNKHSASIWSNDINRVTAFGKRINTTIFVQNGGTMAAFGIGGSGTNAPTIATPTGEGVTGPQSFVRRRRFCMAGGGNYLL, translated from the coding sequence GTGAAAAGTGTTAAGAAAAAAAAGGAGGATAAGACAATGCAATTAGGAGTATTTAAAACAGCCACAGAGGCATGTGCCGCCGCTACCGCCGCCCAAAAAGAACTGGTGCAAAAATACACAATGGAGGACCGGGATCGCTTTATTGGAAGTATTCGAACAAAAATCATGGCCAACATGGAAAGGTTGGCGCAGATGGAATTTGACGAGACAGGCTATGGCAGGCTGGAGGATAAAATCGCAAAAAATACAGGCGCTGTTATGCTGTCCCAGGGTACGGAAGCCATTCCGCATAACATGTACGCTTCCGATAAAGGGCTGACCGTTGAATATTACGCTCCCTTTGGCGTTGTCGGCGCGGTCACTCCCGTAACAAACCCCGCAGCCACTATCATCGGAAATGGGATTGCCAATGTGGCAGCGGGGAACGCTGTAGTATTTAATGCGCATCCTTTCGCAAAAAAAACTTCGGCGGAAACCGTTCATCTCGTGAACGAAGCGATTACGGAGGCAGGAGGACCTCTGAACCTGTTTACCATGGCAGGCGAGCCGACGTTGGCTTCTCTTGACGAAATCATGGTGTATCCCTCGGTGAAATTATTGGTGGGGACCGGTGGACCGGCAATGGTTAAGACACTGATGTCCTCCGGGAAAAAGGTCATAGCCGCTGGTGCAGGAAATCCTCCTTCGATTATTGATGAAACGGTAGATTTGAAGAAGGCAGCCGAAGGAATATACGGGTCATCCTCCTTCGATAATAACCTGCTTTGCATTGCGGAGAAAGAAATTTTTGTCGTCGATCAGGTTTTTGACGCATTTATGAAGGAACTGGAAGATGCGGGAGCTTTCCGGGTAAGTTCTGAGGAAGGAAAAAAATTGACGGAGATCTGTGTTGTTCCGTCTCCGGAAGAAGGCTACGCTGCCAATAAAAAGTATGTTGGAAAGTATGCAAAGGTGATCTTAAAAGACATCGGCATTGAAATAGAGAGTGATCCCCGGATCGTGATCTTTGAAGCACAAAACGACGACCCTTTGGTTCAGACGGAGCAGATGATGCCTATTATCCCAGTAGTACGATGCAAAGACTTTGAGGAAGCAATGGAAAGAGCCGTTATAGCGGAGCATGATAACAAGCATTCTGCTTCGATCTGGTCAAATGACATTAATCGGGTGACAGCTTTCGGAAAACGAATTAACACAACTATTTTTGTGCAGAACGGCGGGACGATGGCCGCCTTCGGCATCGGCGGCAGTGGCACGAATGCACCTACAATTGCCACACCGACGGGAGAAGGAGTGACTGGTCCCCAATCCTTTGTCAGAAGAAGAAGGTTCTGTATGGCAGGCGGCGGGAATTACTTGCTGTAA
- a CDS encoding bifunctional enoyl-CoA hydratase/phosphate acetyltransferase, whose translation MQIKSFQELAEQVQKMEKKTVIAVVEAHDEHTLESVVQAQKDGLMIPFLIGNEKRIKEMLVELGEVADDFNIVNTSGAEESLCSAITLIKEGKANAIMKGKLESGQFMKAVVNKETGLTKGGLLSLVGFYETPKYHKLFAVSDMGLNTYPDLSGKKQILLNAVKVLLGLGVEKPKVAIMAAVEKVNSKMPETVDADVLKTMNAEGEISQCIVEGPISFDLATSAEAAKIKGYQSPVAGDADLLLVPDIVSGNMLVKCLTGFAGAQTAGIVVGASVPIIFTSRSAEASDKYYSIALAAYTAGSF comes from the coding sequence ATGCAAATAAAGAGTTTTCAAGAACTGGCAGAACAGGTTCAGAAAATGGAGAAAAAAACAGTGATTGCAGTTGTGGAGGCTCATGATGAGCATACGCTGGAATCTGTTGTGCAAGCCCAAAAGGATGGGTTGATGATTCCTTTCCTGATTGGAAATGAAAAAAGAATTAAGGAAATGCTGGTTGAATTGGGGGAAGTGGCAGATGACTTTAACATCGTCAATACCTCCGGAGCCGAGGAGTCGCTGTGTTCAGCGATTACCCTCATAAAAGAAGGCAAAGCCAATGCCATAATGAAAGGGAAATTGGAATCGGGCCAATTCATGAAGGCTGTTGTAAATAAGGAAACCGGTCTCACCAAAGGAGGATTACTGTCTTTGGTGGGGTTTTATGAGACGCCGAAATACCACAAACTTTTTGCTGTCAGCGACATGGGATTGAACACATACCCGGATTTGTCAGGAAAAAAACAGATCCTGCTCAATGCAGTCAAAGTACTTCTCGGTCTTGGGGTTGAAAAACCAAAAGTGGCAATCATGGCGGCAGTGGAAAAAGTAAATTCCAAAATGCCCGAGACAGTCGATGCCGATGTCCTGAAAACGATGAATGCCGAAGGCGAAATTTCCCAGTGTATTGTAGAAGGACCGATTTCGTTTGATTTGGCCACGAGTGCAGAAGCAGCAAAGATCAAGGGATATCAGAGTCCGGTAGCGGGAGATGCGGACCTACTTCTGGTTCCGGATATAGTTTCCGGAAATATGCTTGTAAAATGCCTTACTGGCTTTGCCGGAGCGCAGACGGCAGGTATTGTGGTCGGGGCCAGCGTTCCTATAATATTCACCTCAAGGTCTGCCGAAGCATCAGACAAATACTATTCTATTGCTCTGGCAGCCTATACGGCCGGCAGCTTTTAG